The Methanocella arvoryzae MRE50 genome includes a region encoding these proteins:
- a CDS encoding aldehyde ferredoxin oxidoreductase family protein has product MPGGYTGKLLRVDLTRGRFTIEKPDEATLRDYIGGEGLGIKYLYDEVPAACDPLGPDNRLIFMTGPVTGSLAPTSGRHCVTTKSPLTGCQVTSHAGGYWGTQLKLAGYDGIIVQGQSEAPVYLFIDDGEPQLYDAGNLWGRDVFQTDLLVKEELYDKKVSVTAIGPAGENLVRYASIQNDHQRSAARGGTGAVMGSKKLKAIAVRGTQSFYAADPDAYKASMDELLDSTYNNVISGSLLPKNGVTGIMDMVNKHGVLPTRNHQSGTFEHAHDISGQKMSGTMLTRTRGCYCCNIYCTRLINVPYGPYHGLRGKGPDYDATVAFGSQCGNGNLEAAAQANLWCDQYGLDAVTTGETIAWAMELYERGIIDRHDTRGLDLRFGNHEAMVAMVPKIATRMEFGAVLADGLAEAAKKIGKGSEQYVMAVKNMDLPGFEARGSKAMGLQYAVDNRGGDNLRPFGVMTECFGFRSKELNMPEQYDPLSEANKTQWLIPAQNYSVAVNSLICCMFTIIGYSVEPSQYARQLSAITGFSYDTDRLLLAGERIWNLQRAFNVREGFTRKDDRLPDRLTTEPAPSGPAAGSTVHLDPMLDAYYEARGWDRSGIPTMEKLRSLGLEHVSRDLNRAREEAGAPATA; this is encoded by the coding sequence ATGCCCGGCGGATATACTGGAAAGCTCCTGAGAGTAGACCTTACCCGGGGCAGGTTTACTATCGAAAAGCCCGACGAAGCTACCCTCAGGGATTACATCGGGGGCGAAGGCCTCGGAATCAAGTACCTGTACGACGAAGTCCCGGCAGCATGCGATCCGCTGGGGCCCGATAACCGGCTCATATTCATGACTGGCCCGGTAACCGGGTCACTGGCGCCGACTTCCGGCAGACACTGCGTTACCACAAAATCGCCGCTAACTGGCTGTCAGGTGACTTCGCACGCCGGCGGCTACTGGGGAACCCAGCTAAAGCTGGCCGGCTACGACGGGATCATCGTCCAGGGCCAGAGCGAGGCTCCCGTTTATCTGTTCATCGATGACGGGGAGCCTCAGCTATACGATGCTGGCAACCTCTGGGGCAGAGATGTCTTTCAGACTGATCTGCTCGTCAAGGAAGAGCTGTACGATAAAAAGGTCAGTGTCACCGCTATCGGTCCTGCCGGCGAAAACCTGGTCAGGTATGCCAGCATCCAGAATGATCATCAGCGATCGGCGGCCAGGGGCGGGACAGGCGCCGTGATGGGTTCGAAAAAACTCAAAGCCATCGCTGTAAGAGGTACCCAGAGCTTTTATGCCGCAGATCCCGACGCATATAAAGCGTCCATGGATGAGTTGCTGGATAGCACATACAACAACGTTATCTCCGGCAGCCTCCTGCCGAAGAACGGCGTCACTGGCATCATGGATATGGTGAACAAGCATGGGGTGCTTCCAACACGAAACCATCAGTCGGGCACCTTCGAGCATGCGCATGACATATCCGGCCAAAAAATGTCCGGGACGATGCTGACCAGAACCCGGGGATGCTACTGCTGTAATATCTATTGCACCCGGCTGATCAACGTTCCTTACGGGCCATATCACGGTTTGAGGGGGAAAGGCCCTGACTACGATGCCACAGTGGCTTTTGGTTCGCAGTGCGGCAACGGGAACCTGGAGGCTGCCGCCCAGGCGAACCTCTGGTGCGATCAGTACGGCCTCGACGCTGTTACGACCGGGGAAACGATCGCATGGGCTATGGAGCTTTACGAGCGGGGCATCATCGATCGCCATGATACGAGAGGGCTTGATCTCAGGTTTGGTAACCATGAAGCTATGGTCGCCATGGTGCCCAAGATCGCCACCCGCATGGAGTTCGGCGCAGTGCTGGCAGACGGCCTGGCCGAAGCCGCCAAAAAGATCGGCAAAGGCTCGGAACAGTACGTCATGGCAGTAAAAAATATGGACCTGCCGGGCTTCGAGGCCCGGGGTAGCAAGGCGATGGGCCTGCAGTATGCCGTCGACAACCGGGGCGGCGACAACCTGAGGCCTTTCGGGGTAATGACCGAGTGCTTTGGCTTCCGGTCTAAAGAGCTGAATATGCCGGAACAGTATGACCCGCTTTCCGAGGCGAATAAAACGCAGTGGCTGATCCCTGCCCAGAACTATTCCGTCGCAGTCAACTCGCTGATATGCTGTATGTTTACGATTATCGGGTACTCAGTAGAGCCCAGTCAGTACGCACGCCAGCTCTCGGCGATCACAGGCTTTAGCTACGACACGGACCGCCTGTTGCTCGCTGGCGAGAGGATATGGAATCTACAACGGGCTTTCAACGTCCGGGAAGGCTTTACCAGAAAGGATGACCGGCTGCCGGACCGGCTCACCACCGAGCCTGCGCCATCCGGGCCTGCAGCAGGAAGCACCGTCCATCTCGATCCTATGCTGGACGCCTACTACGAGGCGAGAGG
- a CDS encoding 4Fe-4S dicluster domain-containing protein, translating to MARLTKNDNVCIHCHRCEAICTWAHESAFNPKRGRIIVDLEFPDVHKIRICIQCGRCADACPMDAFYQDFNLLTTSEQGIFRLDEDKCVGCGECVQVCPTNVLQFFPDIRMPRKCDFCLGEPQCVKYCPTHALSWALG from the coding sequence ATGGCCAGGCTGACCAAGAACGATAACGTATGCATCCACTGCCATCGCTGTGAAGCTATATGCACTTGGGCGCACGAGTCGGCGTTCAACCCCAAGAGAGGCCGAATTATCGTCGACCTGGAATTTCCTGACGTTCACAAGATCAGAATCTGCATCCAGTGCGGCAGATGTGCAGATGCCTGTCCTATGGATGCCTTCTACCAGGATTTTAACCTTCTGACTACCAGCGAGCAGGGGATCTTCCGCCTGGACGAGGACAAGTGCGTCGGGTGCGGAGAGTGTGTTCAGGTTTGCCCTACCAACGTACTCCAGTTCTTCCCCGACATCCGGATGCCGAGGAAATGCGATTTCTGTCTCGGGGAACCTCAGTGTGTGAAATATTGCCCGACTCACGCCCTGAGCTGGGCGCTGGGGTGA
- a CDS encoding tetratricopeptide repeat protein, whose amino-acid sequence MDAEKSLKIATRRFQNGNYLLSLNKFGQARKEFDVALTIYERAGDDKGIAETLNNIGIALHRDGMNAEARDYLERSYALKKEKNVATKESMFNTLYNLLHISGVLTPDEFESYYIELKILGEELGGDYLDIVEREKAIYDSVVATRALEIKRKEEEERARSSPAGALEHMRASGIPCLTKVDFELHGFAIGLNESITYLNFGKMVKIEGLVPREDGVESTTGTVEFEAPYQSIQSLIEDNDSKPVEEEAFEHLKKFMSTLVLVREEINFSLRKTRFSISRVTMKNGFGDLVELYVSPEAASGEPLVLNSEDVMLVKMMLSSEPSLYKLLTLNARRLYDEEHFPVSIMESMTALNAFLNVLLRTSLTGDQLLDYTSIQNTSLYNRLDYLKRLLSGVEKGEAEGSLEEYLGENGRDVEEALEYYDRIMAGDKSGIGSAEACKTLRAVNMVIYELKSRYGI is encoded by the coding sequence ATGGATGCAGAAAAATCTCTGAAAATCGCAACGCGCAGGTTCCAGAACGGGAACTACTTATTATCGCTGAACAAGTTCGGGCAGGCAAGGAAAGAGTTTGATGTTGCGCTCACTATCTATGAGCGGGCTGGCGACGATAAGGGAATTGCCGAGACGCTGAACAACATTGGCATCGCTCTGCACCGGGACGGTATGAATGCCGAAGCCCGGGACTATCTGGAGCGGTCGTACGCTCTCAAGAAGGAGAAGAACGTGGCGACTAAAGAGTCGATGTTTAATACTCTCTATAATCTGCTTCATATCTCTGGCGTGCTGACCCCTGACGAGTTCGAGAGCTACTATATCGAGCTCAAGATACTCGGGGAAGAACTGGGCGGTGACTATCTCGATATCGTGGAAAGGGAAAAGGCCATCTACGACAGTGTCGTCGCTACCAGGGCTCTGGAGATCAAGAGAAAAGAGGAAGAGGAACGGGCCCGGAGTTCGCCTGCCGGGGCACTGGAGCACATGCGGGCGTCTGGCATACCCTGTCTCACGAAGGTCGACTTTGAGTTGCACGGCTTCGCCATCGGCCTGAACGAGTCGATCACTTACCTGAACTTTGGTAAGATGGTGAAGATCGAGGGGCTGGTCCCCAGAGAGGACGGGGTTGAATCCACCACTGGAACTGTAGAGTTCGAGGCGCCCTACCAGAGTATCCAGAGCCTGATCGAGGACAATGACAGCAAGCCAGTAGAAGAAGAAGCCTTCGAGCACCTGAAAAAGTTCATGAGCACACTTGTACTGGTCCGGGAGGAGATCAATTTCTCCCTGAGAAAAACCCGGTTCTCCATATCTCGGGTTACTATGAAAAACGGCTTTGGCGACCTCGTAGAACTCTACGTTTCTCCCGAAGCCGCTTCCGGCGAGCCACTGGTATTGAATTCCGAAGACGTCATGCTGGTCAAAATGATGCTTTCGTCGGAACCGTCCCTGTACAAGTTGCTTACTTTGAATGCCAGACGGCTGTATGACGAAGAGCATTTCCCGGTCTCTATCATGGAGTCCATGACCGCCCTCAACGCCTTCCTGAACGTGCTTCTGCGGACTTCGCTCACAGGAGATCAACTGCTGGACTATACCAGCATCCAGAATACCTCTCTATACAATAGGCTCGATTACCTGAAGCGCCTGCTGTCGGGTGTGGAAAAAGGCGAGGCCGAAGGCAGTCTGGAAGAGTATCTCGGAGAAAACGGCAGAGACGTCGAAGAGGCCCTGGAATATTACGACAGGATCATGGCCGGCGATAAGTCTGGCATAGGGTCTGCTGAAGCCTGTAAAACGTTGCGGGCAGTCAACATGGTTATATATGAGCTCAAGTCCCGGTACGGCATCTGA
- a CDS encoding ATP-dependent DNA ligase, with translation MLFKELVSLYESLRSTSSRLEKTAMIAAFLQQAPVDELPVIVTFLTGRIFPEWDQRKIGIASQSMIKIISTITHNPEDAVVESYKKTGHLGVTAEEMFQKRRQVTFFEPEDITVKEVAETFYEIARSSGAGSSAKKQKILIGLLHRATTPKEAHYIVSLTIEYVLSGAKEGVMEDAIGQAFGATLDQVRRAHMLTSDLGETARIAKTEGAAGLEAITIRPMRPVRPMLAQNVSSIREALDTMGGVAEFEMKYDGARLQIHKVGKDVKLYSRRLEDLTDALPEIVGYVRESVKSDTAILDSECIAIDKDTGRPIPFQNILTRLRRIHKVEETQKQFPLILRPFDVLFNQGQSTIDLPLRERRKILEEIVIATDSVIQPARALVTDQEEKAQELFEESVKSGNEGLMGKDLNATYTPGVRGKKMVKIKSVLDTLDLAIVSAEWGHGRKAGWLTSFEVAALDEETGDYVILGRVASGFSDEQLIEMTEKLKPLITGEHGRIVDVRPEIIVEVKFEEIQKSPIYSSGYALRFPRLVRVRDDLSPEEVNSFTRVMNIYNVQQRYSISENGLRK, from the coding sequence ATGCTATTCAAGGAGCTTGTTAGCCTGTATGAGAGCCTGCGTAGTACTTCCAGCAGGCTAGAAAAGACGGCAATGATCGCAGCATTTTTACAGCAGGCGCCTGTCGATGAGCTTCCTGTGATCGTCACATTTCTGACCGGCCGGATCTTCCCGGAGTGGGATCAGCGGAAGATCGGCATTGCCAGCCAGTCGATGATCAAGATCATCTCGACGATCACTCATAATCCCGAAGATGCCGTCGTCGAGAGCTACAAGAAAACTGGCCATTTGGGGGTTACAGCGGAGGAGATGTTTCAGAAGCGGAGGCAGGTCACCTTTTTCGAGCCGGAGGATATAACGGTCAAAGAAGTGGCTGAGACGTTCTACGAGATCGCCAGGTCTTCGGGGGCTGGCTCCTCCGCTAAGAAGCAGAAGATACTCATAGGCCTCCTGCACCGTGCCACAACTCCAAAAGAAGCCCACTATATTGTCAGCCTGACCATCGAGTACGTGCTTTCGGGCGCCAAGGAAGGCGTGATGGAGGACGCCATAGGGCAGGCATTCGGGGCCACGCTTGATCAGGTACGCCGGGCTCACATGCTGACCAGCGATCTGGGCGAGACCGCCCGCATTGCCAAAACAGAGGGAGCAGCGGGCCTGGAGGCGATCACTATAAGGCCGATGAGGCCTGTGCGGCCTATGCTTGCCCAGAACGTTTCGAGCATACGTGAAGCGCTGGACACGATGGGAGGCGTCGCCGAGTTCGAGATGAAGTACGACGGGGCGAGGCTGCAGATACACAAGGTCGGCAAAGATGTAAAGCTATACTCCCGCAGGCTGGAAGACCTGACCGATGCGCTGCCAGAAATCGTCGGCTATGTCAGGGAGAGCGTGAAGTCCGATACTGCCATCCTCGACAGCGAATGCATAGCTATCGATAAGGATACGGGCCGGCCAATTCCTTTCCAGAATATCCTGACCAGGCTGCGGCGCATACACAAGGTGGAGGAAACCCAGAAACAGTTCCCCCTGATCTTGCGGCCTTTTGATGTTCTCTTTAACCAGGGTCAGAGTACTATCGATCTGCCCCTGCGGGAACGCAGGAAGATACTGGAAGAGATCGTCATTGCAACAGACAGCGTTATCCAGCCTGCCAGGGCACTGGTCACTGACCAGGAAGAAAAAGCTCAGGAACTGTTTGAGGAGTCTGTGAAAAGCGGCAACGAAGGCTTGATGGGCAAGGACTTGAACGCAACTTATACCCCAGGCGTCAGAGGTAAGAAGATGGTCAAGATCAAGTCTGTGCTCGACACTTTAGACCTGGCCATCGTCTCAGCGGAATGGGGCCACGGCAGAAAAGCAGGCTGGCTTACGTCTTTTGAAGTAGCTGCACTGGATGAGGAGACCGGCGATTACGTCATACTGGGCAGAGTAGCCAGCGGCTTCTCTGATGAGCAACTGATTGAGATGACGGAAAAGCTGAAGCCGCTCATCACGGGCGAGCACGGCCGCATCGTCGACGTCCGGCCAGAGATTATCGTCGAGGTCAAGTTCGAGGAGATCCAGAAAAGTCCCATATACAGCAGTGGCTATGCGCTGCGCTTCCCAAGGCTGGTCCGGGTCAGAGACGACCTGAGCCCTGAAGAAGTCAACAGCTTCACCAGGGTCATGAACATCTATAACGTTCAGCAGCGGTATAGCATCTCGGAAAACGGTTTAAGAAAATAG
- the pheT gene encoding phenylalanine--tRNA ligase subunit beta — protein sequence MATVTLNYPDLVKLIGIDLSLDKVREVMFELGSETEDIQGDEVTFEVTSDRADLLSEEGIARMLRAYYSIETGFRIPKLQPSGYKLIVNREVEPVRPYVTGAIVRNVQFTDESIKSLMHLQEKLHGTFGRKRKKGAVGVHDLSKIKGREIHYRAVPGDSVKFVPLQSDELMTLSDVLARHPKGIDYRYVLEGKNLMPIITDDEGIFSFPPIINSKRTEVTLNTHDLLIELTGEDLRTIDYMLNIVLYSLDLRGASIYSIDVVYPDETLHRPDFNVRNIDIEVDYVNRVLGLELTAPDIKALLERMGFKVAETGSDYLIVEVPPYRADILHKRDVVDDVGRAFGYNNITPSYPNTPSVGKLTEATKLGDAIRNTMIGLGCQDTFNFILIGKDEVFGKMNLPDDGTAVEISNPYAEQYNIVRTSLIPSLMIVLSNNLHRDYPQNIFEVGTVAHLDSAENTGVKEIDHVACTLCYAKAGFNEIKVKLQSLCANFGKLDELKTVAAEHPSFIPGRCAEVRIGDKKVGIIGELSPVVLKSWGIEMPVAAFEMEIAALK from the coding sequence ATGGCAACAGTAACCCTCAACTATCCAGATCTCGTCAAGCTCATCGGCATCGATCTCAGCCTGGACAAGGTCCGGGAAGTCATGTTCGAGCTCGGCAGCGAGACCGAAGACATCCAGGGCGACGAAGTCACCTTCGAGGTGACCAGCGACCGTGCTGACCTGCTCTCGGAAGAGGGCATCGCCAGGATGCTCCGGGCTTACTATAGCATCGAAACAGGCTTTAGAATCCCGAAGCTCCAGCCCTCCGGCTACAAGCTGATCGTCAACCGGGAAGTCGAGCCTGTCAGGCCGTACGTCACCGGCGCCATCGTCAGGAACGTGCAGTTCACCGACGAGTCGATAAAGTCTCTGATGCACCTGCAGGAAAAGCTGCACGGCACATTCGGTCGCAAGCGGAAGAAGGGCGCAGTCGGCGTTCACGATCTGTCGAAGATCAAAGGCAGGGAGATTCACTACCGGGCAGTGCCGGGGGACAGTGTCAAGTTCGTGCCGCTGCAGAGCGATGAGCTTATGACGCTCTCCGATGTCCTGGCCAGACACCCGAAAGGCATCGACTACCGGTACGTGCTGGAAGGCAAGAATCTGATGCCGATCATCACCGACGACGAGGGTATTTTCTCGTTCCCTCCCATCATTAACTCGAAGCGCACCGAGGTAACTCTGAATACTCATGATCTGCTCATCGAGCTGACTGGCGAGGACCTGCGGACTATCGACTACATGCTCAACATCGTCCTGTACTCTCTGGATCTCAGGGGTGCTTCCATCTACAGTATAGACGTCGTGTATCCGGACGAGACGCTGCACAGGCCTGACTTTAACGTCCGCAACATCGACATAGAGGTCGACTACGTCAACCGTGTCCTCGGCCTCGAGCTGACTGCCCCTGACATAAAGGCCCTGCTGGAGCGCATGGGCTTCAAAGTGGCCGAAACCGGGAGCGATTACCTGATCGTCGAAGTGCCGCCATACCGCGCTGACATCCTGCATAAGAGGGACGTAGTAGATGACGTGGGCAGGGCTTTCGGCTACAACAACATCACTCCGTCGTACCCGAACACGCCTTCAGTGGGCAAGCTGACAGAAGCTACGAAGCTCGGCGATGCCATCCGGAACACCATGATCGGCCTGGGCTGCCAGGATACTTTCAACTTCATCCTGATCGGCAAGGACGAGGTCTTCGGGAAGATGAACCTCCCGGATGACGGTACGGCCGTCGAGATCTCCAACCCCTACGCAGAGCAGTACAACATCGTCAGGACGTCTTTGATACCATCGCTAATGATCGTGCTCTCCAACAACCTGCACAGGGACTACCCGCAGAATATCTTTGAGGTAGGCACCGTCGCTCATCTGGACAGCGCTGAGAACACCGGCGTCAAAGAAATTGACCATGTCGCCTGTACTCTGTGCTATGCTAAAGCCGGGTTCAACGAGATCAAAGTGAAGCTGCAGTCGCTGTGCGCGAATTTCGGCAAGCTTGACGAGCTCAAGACCGTTGCGGCGGAACACCCCTCCTTCATCCCCGGCCGTTGTGCCGAGGTAAGGATTGGGGACAAAAAGGTCGGCATCATCGGCGAGCTCAGTCCCGTAGTCCTCAAGAGCTGGGGTATAGAAATGCCTGTTGCGGCCTTTGAAATGGAGATCGCTGCCCTGAAGTAG
- a CDS encoding tyrosine-type recombinase/integrase: MINKRFRPKNDAYTYEVVLTKRLADGMINQTEAGIIKTYIIDKMSNGEIRDSTASLIATSLTQFRRFLEVDYNQLNITALKLGILKLRNGGDISGKAYTDNTRKKIMQHVMPFVNYMGEQGIIAEIPTKEMKKIKPPKVVKGKFQPQDILTPEEIEQFVKLCDNSRDRALIMFMYESGARVGEIGRVTWKDLTFTDTDCRAQIEDEKVGGYRYPYVVASVPYLIQLRNDMPEATESDFVFRVHSNGYVGEPLSYRTVQFLLEKLIAASGTKKPLSPHLFRASRITNMIKEGYKESIIKKMMWQKVETQMFEVYVKLADSDIQNEIKTKAGLSLKVETKPMTKPQKCVCGMVSDSLANYCPKCGRSLKEGVAELREEITEADRQILKLLKQPGKLEKLTQLLE, translated from the coding sequence ATGATAAACAAGCGTTTCCGCCCTAAAAACGATGCATATACATACGAGGTTGTTTTAACAAAACGGCTCGCTGACGGGATGATAAACCAGACCGAAGCGGGCATCATTAAAACGTACATCATTGATAAGATGTCGAACGGTGAAATCAGGGATAGTACGGCATCCCTGATTGCGACATCATTAACGCAGTTCCGGCGATTTCTTGAAGTTGACTATAACCAGTTGAACATAACAGCGTTAAAGCTCGGTATTTTGAAGCTGCGAAATGGCGGAGACATTAGCGGAAAAGCTTACACGGATAATACCCGGAAAAAGATAATGCAGCATGTTATGCCGTTTGTTAATTACATGGGCGAGCAGGGCATCATAGCAGAGATACCGACTAAAGAGATGAAAAAGATAAAGCCGCCCAAGGTTGTTAAAGGCAAATTCCAGCCACAGGACATATTGACACCTGAAGAAATAGAGCAGTTCGTTAAGCTCTGTGATAATTCCCGTGACCGGGCGTTAATCATGTTTATGTATGAGTCGGGGGCGAGAGTGGGCGAAATTGGGCGGGTTACCTGGAAGGACTTAACCTTTACAGATACGGATTGCCGGGCGCAAATTGAAGATGAGAAAGTCGGCGGTTATAGATACCCGTATGTCGTTGCTTCTGTTCCTTACCTGATACAGTTAAGGAACGATATGCCAGAGGCGACAGAAAGCGATTTCGTGTTTAGGGTTCACAGTAACGGATATGTTGGAGAGCCGTTATCTTACCGGACTGTGCAGTTTCTGTTAGAAAAGTTGATAGCGGCATCGGGTACGAAAAAGCCATTATCTCCACATTTGTTCCGGGCTTCTCGTATTACCAATATGATTAAAGAGGGGTATAAAGAGAGCATCATTAAAAAGATGATGTGGCAGAAAGTCGAGACTCAAATGTTTGAGGTTTACGTTAAGCTTGCTGATAGCGATATTCAGAATGAGATTAAGACTAAGGCCGGTTTATCGTTGAAAGTGGAGACTAAGCCGATGACTAAGCCGCAAAAATGCGTTTGCGGGATGGTTAGCGATTCCCTGGCTAATTATTGTCCGAAGTGCGGGCGGTCGCTTAAAGAGGGCGTGGCTGAGCTTAGGGAAGAGATAACCGAAGCCGACAGGCAGATATTGAAGTTGTTGAAGCAGCCGGGGAAGCTGGAGAAGTTAACACAACTACTTGAATAA
- the pheS gene encoding phenylalanine--tRNA ligase subunit alpha translates to MDLSINERLVLRSLDLKEVTAKDLASAAGLKPEAAVQGAAMLAEKGLATLRDEVESEYVLTDEGRKYAAEGLPERVIHDALPADGITLNDLKKQFPPATVNIAMGWLRQKGWAKFEKKDGDMFLLPQKADASADEKMLAAISNGESQKGFDAKVIKDLLKRNLIELRETKTKFVKITDSGLAVKQAGIEITEEIAQLTPEMIATGSWQGKTFRKFDVSLPVQTEYGGRKHILRMGMDAVKRTLIEMGFKEMEGPMVDAEFYVNDLLFMPQDHPARTHWDQFNLKEPKYIHSLPQNLVERVRRVHRDGGSSGSLGWNYEWDETIARKLVLRGHTTSLTARYLAKHSKPPQKYFSVSQVFRNDTIDVTHLLEFCQIEGWIMDDNLSMKELMGTFKEFYSRMGITVLKFKPTYNPYTEPSLEIYGRHPKTGRWIEVGNSGMFREEMMEPYGINSTVVAWGLALERLMMINYGYTDIRDLHGPLCDINFLRSVPVVWQQ, encoded by the coding sequence ATGGATCTTTCTATCAACGAGCGGCTGGTCCTCCGGTCGCTTGACCTGAAAGAGGTCACGGCAAAGGATCTGGCATCCGCTGCAGGCCTCAAGCCTGAGGCTGCAGTGCAGGGCGCCGCCATGCTGGCCGAAAAAGGGCTGGCGACTCTGAGAGACGAGGTCGAGTCAGAATACGTCCTGACCGACGAAGGCAGAAAATATGCGGCCGAAGGGCTTCCCGAACGGGTGATTCATGATGCCCTCCCGGCAGACGGTATCACACTGAACGATCTCAAGAAGCAGTTCCCGCCCGCAACGGTGAACATCGCCATGGGCTGGCTCAGGCAGAAGGGCTGGGCCAAATTCGAAAAGAAAGACGGCGACATGTTCCTTCTTCCGCAGAAAGCAGATGCCTCTGCCGATGAGAAAATGCTCGCCGCGATCTCGAATGGCGAGTCCCAGAAAGGCTTCGATGCCAAGGTGATCAAGGATCTCCTCAAGAGAAACCTGATCGAGCTCAGGGAGACTAAGACTAAGTTTGTCAAGATCACTGACTCCGGCCTCGCAGTCAAGCAGGCCGGCATTGAGATCACCGAAGAGATCGCCCAGCTCACCCCCGAGATGATCGCCACCGGCTCCTGGCAGGGCAAGACTTTCCGCAAGTTCGACGTGAGCCTTCCTGTCCAGACCGAGTACGGCGGCAGAAAGCACATTCTGCGCATGGGTATGGACGCTGTCAAGAGAACTCTCATCGAAATGGGCTTCAAGGAAATGGAAGGGCCCATGGTCGACGCGGAGTTCTACGTCAACGACCTCTTATTCATGCCCCAGGACCACCCTGCGAGGACTCACTGGGATCAGTTCAACCTGAAAGAGCCGAAATACATTCATAGCCTGCCCCAGAATCTCGTGGAGCGTGTCAGGAGAGTTCACCGGGACGGAGGCAGCTCCGGCTCTCTGGGCTGGAACTACGAGTGGGACGAGACTATTGCCCGAAAGCTGGTGCTCCGGGGCCATACGACATCTCTCACGGCCCGGTACCTCGCAAAGCACTCGAAGCCGCCCCAGAAGTACTTCTCGGTGAGCCAGGTCTTCAGGAACGACACTATCGACGTCACCCACCTGCTGGAATTCTGCCAGATCGAAGGGTGGATCATGGACGACAACCTCAGTATGAAAGAGCTCATGGGAACTTTCAAGGAGTTCTACTCTCGTATGGGCATTACCGTGCTCAAGTTCAAGCCGACGTACAACCCGTACACCGAGCCCAGCCTCGAAATCTACGGCCGCCATCCCAAGACGGGCCGCTGGATAGAAGTGGGCAACTCCGGCATGTTCCGGGAGGAGATGATGGAGCCCTACGGTATCAACAGCACTGTAGTGGCGTGGGGCCTCGCGCTGGAACGGCTCATGATGATCAATTACGGCTACACTGATATCAGAGACCTACATGGTCCTCTATGCGATATAAACTTCCTCAGGAGCGTGCCCGTTGTATGGCAACAGTAA